A DNA window from Luteolibacter luteus contains the following coding sequences:
- a CDS encoding DUF4956 domain-containing protein, which translates to MYSFDALFALGSKLLAQAPSPILDGLFKFAPAADGSKSPLEVVVAIGISLALNLLIAVIYRRTYKGTRYSQDYVQTLIMIGVVTTILIMVVANNGAIAFGMFAAFSVIRFRRTLGQSRDLAFVFLAMAIGMVVGAGKYDMAVIITVIVGLAVIVLTKTDAFAPRRASHMLTLRMTSDMDFEKLLEPVFNEFTDRVELVSVSSAQAGMMTELRYGMQLKLGVSTPKLLEALHLVCGNNRVILTPTGNELDA; encoded by the coding sequence ATGTACTCATTCGACGCCCTTTTCGCGCTTGGCAGCAAGTTGCTTGCCCAAGCTCCCTCGCCGATCCTTGACGGATTGTTCAAATTTGCTCCCGCGGCCGATGGCAGCAAGTCGCCGCTGGAGGTGGTGGTTGCCATTGGGATCAGCCTCGCACTGAATCTCCTGATCGCGGTGATCTACCGGCGGACCTACAAGGGAACCCGCTATTCCCAAGACTACGTGCAGACGCTGATCATGATCGGCGTGGTGACGACGATCCTGATCATGGTGGTGGCGAACAACGGGGCGATCGCCTTCGGCATGTTTGCGGCTTTCTCGGTGATCCGCTTCCGCAGAACGCTGGGGCAATCGCGCGACCTTGCGTTCGTGTTCCTCGCGATGGCGATCGGCATGGTGGTCGGCGCGGGCAAGTATGACATGGCGGTGATCATCACGGTGATCGTCGGTCTCGCGGTGATCGTCCTGACGAAGACGGATGCCTTCGCGCCGCGCCGTGCCTCGCACATGCTGACGCTGCGGATGACCAGCGACATGGATTTCGAGAAGCTGCTGGAACCGGTCTTCAATGAATTCACGGACCGCGTGGAGCTGGTGAGCGTGTCTTCCGCCCAAGCCGGGATGATGACCGAGCTGCGCTATGGCATGCAGCTGAAGCTGGGCGTGAGCACGCCGAAGCTGCTGGAGGCGCTGCACCTCGTCTGCGGGAACAACCGCGTGATCCTGACCCCGACCGGCAACGAGCTCGACGCTTGA
- a CDS encoding porin, protein MKTLARIAFLSCLAVAMTPADLRAQDAQEPHKEHKSKDGKKKDGKKGKGKKNKDKDKAKKHEEVAPAASGDGAVAGTATDAPTDAKGAVVEPAPAIEHKNNGDWCAWLNDKPGLLYENKDNPWIDSFEVGGRFHYQAASIEGTDVNGLDFNDKYDEYRRLRLETKTGFLRYFTAEINVNLVKDDRFRDDFYSDLEWGYDRFDEASIEFDLHKAIGERGPFDDIKIKYGRMKLKMSEEIHMSSNEIYTIERSGIADKLGGNQSRPTGATLELEKGDWKLVTGVYSAEDDADFIGGWNDGQFYYGSLEWKATNDFRLLLDYSQNDLDDKPVVDDALGYAWAASLSAIYEKKNWGIITEAIYGDNGGANGLIARRQGDFHAFVVMPWYWIIEDRLQVVLQYQYLHSSESQGLQIPTRYVRADHENPAVDVDNGRGSEHHYLYGGLNYHICRDRIKLMGGVAYDDLTTRRSDVKALTYQIALRTSF, encoded by the coding sequence ATGAAAACCCTCGCCCGCATTGCTTTCCTGTCCTGCCTCGCCGTCGCAATGACGCCGGCGGACCTCCGAGCCCAAGACGCCCAAGAGCCCCACAAGGAGCACAAGTCGAAGGACGGAAAAAAGAAGGATGGGAAGAAAGGGAAGGGGAAGAAGAACAAGGATAAGGACAAGGCCAAGAAGCACGAGGAGGTGGCACCTGCTGCTTCCGGCGATGGCGCGGTGGCGGGAACTGCCACGGATGCCCCGACGGATGCGAAGGGTGCGGTGGTCGAGCCGGCTCCGGCGATCGAGCACAAGAACAATGGCGACTGGTGCGCCTGGCTGAATGACAAGCCGGGCCTGCTTTACGAAAACAAGGATAACCCTTGGATCGACTCCTTCGAGGTTGGCGGACGTTTCCACTATCAGGCTGCATCGATCGAAGGCACCGACGTCAACGGTCTCGATTTCAACGACAAGTACGACGAGTATCGTAGGCTTCGCCTGGAGACGAAGACGGGCTTCCTTCGCTACTTCACCGCCGAGATCAACGTGAACCTGGTGAAGGATGATCGCTTCCGCGATGACTTCTACTCGGATCTCGAGTGGGGCTATGACCGCTTCGACGAGGCATCGATCGAGTTCGACCTTCACAAGGCGATCGGAGAGCGAGGTCCCTTCGACGACATCAAGATCAAGTATGGCCGGATGAAGCTCAAGATGTCGGAGGAGATCCACATGTCCTCCAACGAGATTTACACGATCGAGCGCTCCGGCATCGCCGACAAGCTGGGCGGGAACCAGAGTCGCCCGACGGGAGCGACGCTGGAGCTTGAAAAGGGTGACTGGAAGCTGGTGACCGGCGTCTATAGCGCCGAGGACGATGCGGATTTCATCGGCGGCTGGAATGACGGGCAGTTCTACTACGGCAGCTTGGAATGGAAGGCGACGAACGACTTCCGCCTGTTGCTCGACTACAGCCAGAACGATCTGGATGACAAGCCGGTGGTGGATGACGCGCTCGGCTATGCATGGGCGGCCTCTCTTTCCGCGATCTACGAGAAGAAGAATTGGGGCATCATCACCGAGGCCATCTATGGTGACAACGGTGGTGCGAATGGCCTGATCGCCCGTCGCCAAGGTGATTTCCACGCCTTCGTGGTGATGCCGTGGTATTGGATCATCGAGGACAGGCTGCAGGTCGTCCTGCAGTATCAATACCTTCATTCATCCGAGTCGCAGGGTCTCCAGATCCCGACCCGCTATGTGCGTGCGGACCATGAGAATCCAGCGGTGGACGTGGACAATGGCCGCGGCAGCGAGCATCACTACCTCTACGGCGGCCTGAACTACCACATCTGCCGTGACCGCATCAAATTGATGGGTGGCGTTGCTTACGATGATCTGACGACCCGCCGTAGTGATGTGAAGGCGCTGACCTACCAGATCGCGCTGCGGACCTCATTTTGA